In the Chrysiogenes arsenatis DSM 11915 genome, TAGATAAACCGCCTGCCGCCGCCATATGCGCCTGCTCGTGCTGTCGCACTTCGGCGTCGCGTTGCCTCAGCTCGGTGACGACCCGCTGCTTTTCGGCTTCCTGTTGTTTCTGCGCGGCATTCTTATCAGGAGCCGCTTCTTCAGCATTGTTTTTTGCTGGAAACTGCCAAGAAGTGTAGGAAAATGATGGGGTACTTCCAATCCCTGAAAGTGCCATGAGATCCCTCCAGTATACTGCTTTGTACTTGCGATGCTACTACTGCTATCGGCACCCCAGAGGATATTCAACAGCGAAAAAACGTCAAGAGGCACGCCAAAATAGTGCGCTACGGTGACAGTAGAACTATGCCGGCGTCCAGTAACAACGCTTCGGCGAAACGATTTTTTCGGCCTTCTTGAGCTGATCCATGGCCTTATCGACCGTCTTGCGGTCAAGACCACTCAGCTCGGCAACTTTGCCAGCATTCAGTGGCTCACCCGCTGTGCGCATGACTTCCAACACTTTGTCTGTAGCTTCCATGATTACCTCCTGCGGATTTCGAGAGGACAAGAATACAATGATTTTGCATTTGATTTCACTGCTAAAACGCTCACCTAAAGAGCAACACAAATGTTGACACAGAGCAACAGGCAACTAATATGACTCCTATATCTAAAATAGCAACACAGGAGACGACAATGGCAGGCGCCCTACTCCAGCAACTCAAAAAAAGACGTACGGCACTAGGGTTCAAGCAAAGCGATATGATGATGCGTATCGGATTTTCCCGGCAGCAATATCAGCGCTTAGAGGCGAAAGGCAACCCAAGGCTTGACACGCTGGAGTTGATTGCCAAAGGGCTGAACAGCGAGGTTATGCTTATCCCGCAAGAAAAACTGAGCGCCGTCGTCGCGGTGCTTGAAAGTGTAGAAAGTGCCGGTGAAAAGAAAAGCCTGTCTGGCGACCCTTGGCAGAACCTCCTTGAGGATGAGTGATGCGCCACCACAAAGCAGATGAAGTCAGTGTGCTCCGGCTCATCTTACATGGCAATGCGTTAATGTACCGGAAGTTTAATTGGCAGAGCTTGATAATCTCAATAATTTGCCGCCCATCAACTTTTCGATGGAGAACTGGCATTGTTATGATAAAGCGTTCCGACCGTAATGGTGTTCAAAGAATTCATATGGAAGGCTCCATTCACGTTTTAGTCAATTATCTACAGAAGAATATACCATTCGAAAAGTTATGAGCAAATTAAGAGTTGAGCTTAGCAAACAATTAAGCTAATTTTTTAACGCTCAGTGCGGTAGGTGCTGAGGTGTGTCACAGGTTGTCAAGCGTAATTATTGGCGTGCCTCCGAGGTATACTGAGAATATTGACAACACCACGCATGCGAGAATCTTCATGGATACCTCCATCGTGAGAGTGATACAAGTATTATAAATCATTTCTAGCAGACGCGGCGTGGCTCTTCTGTTCGCAGGAGGGTGAGATGGTGTGAGAAAGGCCACTTGGCTTAGCCGGATGGAGGCTGTGAGATAGCCGCAGTCTTATGCCCCATCCGGTTTGCTGTTCCGAGACGATGGGGGCTATTTGCGTAAAGAAAAATATCCGTGGTACCGAAATCGGAATTATTTGCATTTTGACCCAGCTGTTGGTTTCATTCAAGCTCATCAGTTAGTCACTGACCCAAATCGTGTGTCTTCGCATGCGTTCTATCCTCTAATCTCTTACCAAATCACAACTGAAAAATTTAAGCGAGACTCCGAAACGAAATTGCTGAAAAGGCACCCAAAGTCCCGTGACATAGCCTATGCTGCCCATTTAGATAGCCACATTTACAGTTATTATTCTTGGCAGTTAGGGCAGCTTTACGAGAAAGAGCTGAAAGCTCGCAGAATAGATGATCATGTTCTAGCATTTCGAGCCTTGAGTAAAAGCAATATTGATTTCGCCGCTGAAGTTTTTGAGTCAATCAGGGCGAAAGGTAATTGTAGCGCTGTTGCGATGGACATTAAAGGCTTCTTCGATAATCTCGATCACGACTATCTCAAGCTAGCTTGGGCACTGATTCTCAAAGACGTAAAGCTGCCCAGCGATCACTATGCAGTATTTAAGTCCTTAACAAGGTTTTCGACGGTAGATCGAGATGCATTATTCGAAACGCTAGAAATATCGAAACATAATCCAAGATTCGGACGACATAGAATCTGCTCTGCGCGGGAATTCCGAGAAAAAGTCCGCTGTGGAGGTTTGATTACCCAAAACAAGACAGGGAAGGGAATTCCGCAAGGGACTCCAATCAGCGCGCTTCTGTCTAATATCTACATGATCGAATTTGATCAACTCATGTGCAGTAAAATGACTTTAATTGGCGGCGACTACTATCGTTACTGCGATGATATGCTTTTTATTGTTCCAACAGAAAAGCGTGACGAAGTGGCAGGAGAAGTTCAAAAGGAAATACAGAAGCTAAAGATATCCATCAATCCTGAGAAGACTGAGCTTCGCACATTTACTGTAGCTGCTGGCACCCAAAGTGCCGATAAACCGCTCCAGTATTTAGGATTCACTTTTGACGGGCAAA is a window encoding:
- a CDS encoding helix-turn-helix transcriptional regulator, coding for MAGALLQQLKKRRTALGFKQSDMMMRIGFSRQQYQRLEAKGNPRLDTLELIAKGLNSEVMLIPQEKLSAVVAVLESVESAGEKKSLSGDPWQNLLEDE
- a CDS encoding MarR family transcriptional regulator, which produces MEATDKVLEVMRTAGEPLNAGKVAELSGLDRKTVDKAMDQLKKAEKIVSPKRCYWTPA
- the drt2 gene encoding antiviral reverse transcriptase Drt2; this translates as MRKEKYPWYRNRNYLHFDPAVGFIQAHQLVTDPNRVSSHAFYPLISYQITTEKFKRDSETKLLKRHPKSRDIAYAAHLDSHIYSYYSWQLGQLYEKELKARRIDDHVLAFRALSKSNIDFAAEVFESIRAKGNCSAVAMDIKGFFDNLDHDYLKLAWALILKDVKLPSDHYAVFKSLTRFSTVDRDALFETLEISKHNPRFGRHRICSAREFREKVRCGGLITQNKTGKGIPQGTPISALLSNIYMIEFDQLMCSKMTLIGGDYYRYCDDMLFIVPTEKRDEVAGEVQKEIQKLKISINPEKTELRTFTVAAGTQSADKPLQYLGFTFDGQRVLIRSAALARYSERMKRGVKMAKATMRKRNSIKSSRGEDQKPLFKRQLYQRYSHLGKTNFLRYGYRASEVLLSGSIKKQLKPLWARLQKEIET